A region from the Enterobacteriaceae endosymbiont of Donacia clavipes genome encodes:
- the ribD gene encoding bifunctional diaminohydroxyphosphoribosylaminopyrimidine deaminase/5-amino-6-(5-phosphoribosylamino)uracil reductase RibD, with product MYLIDKFYMLHAIKLAKLGIFTTTPNPNVGCVIVKNKKIIGQGYHFKTGESHAEINALKIAGENAKDSTVYLTLEPCNYSNLTPSCCNALINAKIKRIVVATKDPNPKINGKSLKLLKLKGIKITNNILFKEAESINKGFFKRINTGIPWIQLKLASSLDGKIALLNGNSKWISSKIARQDVQKLRAQNSAILSTSKTVLQDNATLLVNWNKLNYHIKKIYPKKFLRQPIRIILDRLNKIKPSDNIIINSGKIFLIKSKYTLENWPNYVEQIIIPEINGYFDLKYLFKTLGKKGINNLLIEAGSILSGFLITYNLIDELIIYLTPKLFGNIALNLCNIKKFVNIIDVPNFYFTKIKKIGPDLKLILKPVK from the coding sequence ATGTATTTAATAGATAAATTTTATATGCTACATGCTATTAAATTAGCAAAATTAGGTATTTTTACTACTACTCCTAATCCTAATGTAGGTTGTGTTATTGTTAAAAATAAAAAAATTATAGGTCAAGGATATCATTTTAAAACAGGAGAATCACATGCAGAAATTAACGCATTAAAAATTGCTGGAGAAAATGCTAAAGATTCAACAGTTTATTTAACATTAGAACCTTGTAATTATTCAAATTTAACACCTTCTTGTTGTAATGCATTAATTAACGCTAAAATAAAACGTATAGTAGTAGCAACAAAAGATCCTAATCCAAAAATTAATGGTAAAAGTTTAAAATTATTAAAACTTAAGGGAATTAAAATTACAAATAATATTTTATTTAAAGAAGCAGAATCTATAAATAAAGGTTTTTTTAAAAGAATTAATACAGGTATTCCTTGGATACAATTAAAATTAGCATCTTCTTTAGATGGTAAAATTGCATTATTAAATGGAAATAGTAAATGGATATCATCAAAAATTGCTAGACAAGATGTACAAAAATTAAGAGCACAAAATTCAGCTATTTTAAGTACTAGTAAAACTGTATTACAAGATAATGCTACCTTATTAGTTAATTGGAATAAATTAAATTATCATATTAAAAAAATATATCCTAAAAAATTTTTAAGACAACCAATTAGAATTATTTTAGATAGATTAAATAAAATAAAACCTAGTGATAATATTATAATTAATTCAGGAAAAATATTTTTAATAAAATCTAAATATACTTTAGAAAATTGGCCTAATTATGTAGAACAAATTATTATTCCCGAAATTAATGGTTATTTTGATTTAAAATATTTATTTAAAACATTAGGTAAAAAAGGTATTAATAATCTTCTTATAGAAGCTGGTAGTATATTATCAGGATTTTTAATTACTTATAATTTAATAGATGAATTAATTATATATTTAACTCCTAAATTATTTGGAAATATTGCATTAAACTTATGTAATATAAAAAAATTTGTAAATATTATTGATGTACCAAATTTTTATTTTACAAAAATCAAAAAAATAGGACCTGATTTAAAATTAATATTAAAACCTGTTAAATAA
- the leuC gene encoding 3-isopropylmalate dehydratase large subunit, with translation MSQTLYEKIYNRHIIYNIKNNINLLYIDRHFIHEVTSPQAFQSLKNKNRKVYKPNKTFATMDHNVSTKVKDIKASGYIAQKQMEILIKNCNDFNIKLYDIYHPLQGIVHVIGPEQGITLPGMVIVCGDSHTSTHGAFGSLAFGIGTTEVEHVLATQTLKQNIAKNMLININGDIPKNITAKDIILSIIKKIGISGGNGYVIEFSGNVIKKLSMESRMTICNMSIEMGAKSGLIAPDNVTFKYLKNKKFSPKNNLWTQAMKYWKTLYSDSNSKFDKIVNINISNLSPQITWGTNPEQLISINECIPLINSYKDKNKKKLAIKALNYMNLYEGTKLINLKINKVFIGSCTNSRIEDLRLAAKIIFGKKVSSNVTAIVVPGSNAVKKQAEKEGLDKIFQNSGFEWRYSGCSMCLAMNNDRLKSGERCASTSNRNFEGRQGKNSRTHLVSPIMAAISAIYGCFIDINKIIK, from the coding sequence ATGAGTCAAACATTATATGAAAAAATTTATAATAGACATATTATTTATAATATAAAAAATAATATAAATTTATTATATATTGATAGACATTTTATTCATGAAGTTACTTCTCCACAGGCTTTTCAAAGTTTAAAAAATAAAAATAGAAAAGTTTATAAACCAAATAAAACATTTGCAACTATGGATCATAATGTATCAACTAAAGTTAAAGATATTAAAGCATCAGGATATATAGCACAAAAACAAATGGAAATACTTATTAAAAATTGTAATGATTTTAATATAAAATTATACGATATTTATCATCCTTTGCAAGGAATAGTACATGTTATAGGGCCAGAACAAGGAATTACACTTCCTGGCATGGTTATTGTATGTGGTGATTCACATACTTCAACTCATGGAGCGTTTGGTTCATTAGCTTTTGGTATTGGCACTACAGAAGTAGAACATGTTTTAGCAACTCAAACTTTAAAACAAAATATTGCTAAGAATATGTTAATAAATATTAATGGAGATATACCTAAAAATATTACTGCTAAAGATATAATCTTATCAATAATTAAAAAAATAGGTATTAGTGGAGGCAATGGATATGTTATTGAATTTTCTGGAAATGTAATAAAAAAACTTAGTATGGAATCAAGAATGACAATTTGTAATATGTCTATTGAAATGGGTGCAAAATCTGGATTAATTGCACCTGATAATGTTACTTTTAAATATTTAAAAAATAAAAAGTTTTCACCTAAAAATAATTTATGGACACAAGCAATGAAATATTGGAAAACTTTATATAGTGATTCAAATTCAAAATTTGATAAAATAGTAAATATTAATATTTCAAATTTATCTCCTCAAATTACTTGGGGTACCAATCCAGAACAATTAATTAGTATAAATGAATGTATACCTTTAATAAATTCTTATAAAGATAAAAATAAAAAAAAATTAGCAATTAAGGCTTTAAATTATATGAATTTATATGAAGGTACAAAATTAATTAATTTAAAAATTAATAAAGTTTTTATTGGTTCTTGTACAAATTCTAGAATTGAAGATTTAAGATTAGCTGCTAAAATAATTTTTGGTAAAAAAGTTTCTTCTAATGTGACAGCTATAGTAGTTCCTGGTTCTAATGCAGTAAAAAAACAAGCTGAAAAAGAAGGATTAGACAAAATTTTTCAAAATTCTGGTTTTGAATGGAGATATTCTGGATGTTCAATGTGTTTAGCAATGAATAATGATAGGTTAAAATCTGGTGAAAGATGTGCTTCTACTAGTAATCGAAATTTTGAAGGACGTCAAGGAAAAAATAGTAGAACACATTTAGTAAGTCCTATTATGGCAGCAATATCAGCTATATATGGTTGTTTTATCGATATAAATAAAATTATAAAATAA
- the leuA gene encoding 2-isopropylmalate synthase, with amino-acid sequence MKKKIILFDTTLRDGEQSLKFNLNTTEKIKIALALENMGIDIIEVGFPISSPKDYKTSKKISQIIKNSKLCGLARCKEKDIDMVYKSLKKAKNFRIHIFLATSPIHIISKLKTNLNEIIEKIIFMIKYARKYTDDVEFSCEDASRTPIDNLCIIVKKAIIAGATTINIPDTVGYTFPQEYYNILSTLKNKVDNIDKCILSVHTHNDLGMAVGNAITAINAGAQQIEGTINGIGERAGNCALEEVIMALYTRKKNIKYYNNINYNKIYITSKIVSKICDIPLSINKAIVGKNAFSHSSGIHQDGMIKNKKTYEILDPQIIGLNKTEFNLTSKSGRAAVKYHMKLMGYKKYEYDINKLYNNFIKLADKKGQIFNYDLESLAFNTKVDNYIEFYSLKYFNIQSSSDISIATIKLKCGKLIKLEAATGLGPIDAIYKVIIRIINYNIKLIKYKLTTKNNTEKSTGQVDIKLKYKERIFNGIGLSKNIMKASIIAIINCINNIWRFKQIKKNILKNK; translated from the coding sequence ATGAAAAAAAAAATAATTCTTTTTGATACTACATTACGTGATGGAGAGCAATCATTAAAATTTAATTTAAATACCACAGAAAAAATAAAAATAGCATTAGCATTAGAAAATATGGGTATTGATATTATTGAAGTAGGATTTCCTATTTCTTCTCCAAAAGATTATAAAACATCTAAAAAAATATCACAAATTATAAAAAATAGTAAATTATGTGGTTTAGCTAGATGTAAAGAAAAAGATATAGATATGGTATATAAATCTTTAAAAAAAGCTAAAAATTTTAGAATTCATATTTTTTTAGCAACTTCTCCCATACATATTATTTCTAAATTAAAAACAAATTTAAATGAAATTATAGAAAAAATAATATTTATGATAAAATATGCTCGTAAATATACTGATGATGTTGAATTTTCTTGCGAAGATGCTAGTAGAACTCCTATTGATAATTTATGTATAATTGTAAAAAAAGCAATTATAGCAGGAGCTACAACTATTAATATTCCAGATACAGTAGGTTATACCTTTCCTCAAGAATATTATAATATTCTTTCTACATTAAAAAATAAAGTAGATAATATTGATAAATGTATTCTTTCAGTACATACGCATAATGATTTAGGAATGGCAGTAGGAAATGCAATTACTGCTATAAATGCAGGTGCTCAACAAATAGAAGGAACAATTAATGGTATAGGAGAAAGAGCAGGAAATTGTGCTTTAGAAGAAGTTATTATGGCATTATATACAAGAAAAAAAAATATAAAATATTATAATAATATTAATTATAATAAAATATATATCACAAGTAAAATAGTTAGTAAAATTTGTGATATCCCTTTATCTATAAATAAGGCTATTGTGGGAAAAAATGCTTTTTCTCATTCTTCAGGAATTCATCAAGATGGTATGATAAAAAATAAAAAAACTTATGAAATTTTAGATCCTCAAATAATTGGTTTAAATAAAACAGAATTTAATCTTACATCTAAATCTGGTAGAGCAGCTGTAAAATATCATATGAAATTAATGGGATATAAAAAATATGAATACGATATTAATAAATTATATAATAATTTTATTAAATTAGCAGATAAAAAAGGACAAATATTTAATTATGATTTAGAATCATTAGCTTTTAATACTAAAGTAGATAATTATATTGAATTTTATTCATTAAAATATTTTAATATACAATCAAGCTCTGATATATCTATTGCAACTATAAAATTAAAATGTGGTAAATTAATTAAATTAGAAGCAGCAACTGGATTAGGACCTATTGATGCAATATATAAAGTCATAATAAGAATTATTAATTATAATATAAAATTAATTAAGTATAAATTAACAACTAAAAATAATACTGAAAAATCGACAGGACAAGTAGATATTAAATTAAAATATAAAGAAAGAATTTTTAATGGGATTGGTTTATCGAAAAATATAATGAAAGCTTCTATTATTGCAATAATTAATTGTATTAATAATATTTGGAGATTTAAACAAATAAAAAAAAATATATTAAAAAATAAATAA
- the ribH gene encoding 6,7-dimethyl-8-ribityllumazine synthase has product MKIIDENIIAPNAIIAIVISRFNTFINKNLLYATIDTLQRIGMVQKRNITICWVPGSYEIASVIQLLIQKNFYDGIIAIGTIIKGKTSHFKYLSQEVCSQISNLSVKNNIPVSFGILTTNNIEQAIERSGIKIGNRGTEAALTLLEMINIFKSIKLIKKNTKEN; this is encoded by the coding sequence ATGAAAATAATAGATGAAAATATTATAGCTCCTAATGCAATTATAGCAATTGTTATATCAAGATTTAACACATTCATAAATAAAAATTTATTATATGCTACTATAGATACTTTACAAAGAATAGGAATGGTACAAAAAAGAAATATAACAATATGTTGGGTTCCAGGAAGTTATGAAATAGCATCAGTAATTCAATTATTAATACAAAAAAATTTTTATGATGGTATAATAGCTATTGGAACTATTATTAAAGGAAAAACATCTCATTTTAAATATTTATCACAAGAAGTTTGTTCTCAAATATCGAATCTATCGGTTAAAAATAATATTCCAGTTTCTTTTGGTATTTTAACAACAAATAATATTGAACAAGCAATAGAAAGATCTGGTATAAAAATAGGTAATAGAGGTACTGAAGCCGCTTTAACTTTATTAGAAATGATTAATATATTTAAATCAATAAAATTAATTAAAAAAAATACAAAGGAAAACTAA
- the nusB gene encoding transcription antitermination factor NusB, with protein sequence MKFTDRYRARKYALQAIYSWQLSKNNFSDIQYYFLNESIEDIKSIDVDYFNDLINGVIINSIYLDNVIKPFLSRKLFELGQIEKAILRISSYELINRLDVPYKVVINESIYLAKSFGGVDNSYKFINGVLDKIANKLRI encoded by the coding sequence GTGAAATTTACAGATAGATATCGAGCACGAAAATATGCTTTACAAGCAATATATTCTTGGCAATTATCCAAAAATAATTTTAGTGACATACAATATTATTTTTTAAATGAATCTATAGAAGATATTAAAAGTATTGATGTTGATTATTTTAATGACTTAATAAATGGTGTAATAATTAACAGTATTTATTTAGATAATGTAATAAAACCATTTTTATCTCGTAAATTATTTGAATTAGGACAAATTGAAAAAGCAATTTTACGTATTTCATCATATGAATTAATAAATCGTTTGGATGTTCCATATAAAGTTGTTATAAATGAAAGTATTTATTTAGCAAAAAGCTTTGGTGGAGTTGATAATAGCTATAAATTTATTAACGGTG
- a CDS encoding adenylate kinase family protein: MRIILLGPPGVGKGTYARFISEKYNLPNISIGNILRNFILNNKSSFLTHRIKKYINQGIMVTDSIIIKIIKKRLNNIDCKQGFLLDGFPRNILQANILKQENIKINIVIEFYIPKNQIIKRIIGRKIHESSGRTYHEILNPPKIKNRDDITGEKLITRIDDNIITINNRLKEYLIQTEPLINYYKKKFLKNNFFYKKINNMSSILSVQKKINNFLNLIKKNK, encoded by the coding sequence ATGCGCATAATTTTATTAGGTCCTCCTGGAGTAGGTAAAGGAACTTATGCAAGATTTATATCTGAAAAATATAATTTACCTAATATTTCTATAGGAAATATACTAAGAAATTTTATTTTAAATAATAAAAGTTCTTTTTTAACCCATAGAATAAAAAAATATATTAATCAAGGAATAATGGTTACTGATTCAATTATAATTAAAATAATTAAAAAAAGATTAAATAATATAGATTGTAAACAAGGATTTTTATTAGATGGATTTCCTAGAAATATTTTACAAGCAAATATTTTAAAACAAGAAAATATAAAAATTAATATTGTTATTGAATTTTATATACCAAAAAATCAAATTATAAAAAGAATTATAGGTAGAAAAATACATGAATCTTCAGGAAGAACATATCATGAAATTTTAAATCCTCCAAAAATAAAAAATAGAGATGATATAACAGGAGAAAAATTAATAACTAGAATAGATGATAATATTATTACAATTAATAATCGTTTAAAAGAATATTTAATACAAACTGAACCATTAATTAATTATTATAAAAAAAAATTTCTAAAAAATAATTTTTTTTATAAAAAAATTAATAATATGTCATCTATTTTAAGTGTACAAAAAAAAATAAATAATTTTCTAAATTTAATTAAAAAAAATAAATAA
- the dapA gene encoding 4-hydroxy-tetrahydrodipicolinate synthase has product MFTGSIVALITPMDIKGNICKISLKKLIKYHINSGTKAIVVVGTTGESATLTYNERIKVIMYALDYSENKIPIIAGTGFNATSKSIAMISILENSGIIGCLNITPYYNRPTQEGLYQHFKKIANNTKLPQLLYNVPIRTGCDLLPETICKLSKIKNIIGIKEATGDLSRINKIKNLINKKFFLISGDDKTSFEFMQLGGDGVISVTANIAAKTMKKFCDYIKEKKFDKAKKINQNLIKLHNQLFIESNPIPIKWAAKKIGLINSDKIRLPLTPLTKLNKKIIKITLKELNLI; this is encoded by the coding sequence ATGTTCACCGGAAGTATTGTAGCACTTATAACTCCAATGGATATTAAAGGTAATATTTGTAAAATAAGTTTAAAAAAACTTATTAAGTATCATATTAATAGTGGTACGAAAGCAATTGTTGTTGTAGGAACGACAGGTGAATCAGCTACATTAACATATAATGAACGTATTAAAGTAATAATGTATGCATTAGATTATTCAGAAAATAAAATACCAATTATTGCTGGAACTGGATTTAATGCTACATCTAAAAGTATAGCAATGATATCTATTCTTGAAAATTCAGGCATAATAGGATGTTTAAATATTACACCATATTATAATCGTCCAACACAAGAAGGTTTATATCAGCATTTTAAAAAAATTGCAAATAATACTAAATTACCACAATTATTATATAATGTTCCTATAAGAACTGGATGTGATTTATTACCGGAAACAATTTGTAAATTATCAAAAATTAAAAATATAATAGGTATTAAAGAAGCTACTGGAGATTTGTCTAGAATAAATAAAATTAAAAATTTAATTAATAAAAAATTTTTTTTAATTAGTGGAGATGACAAAACTTCTTTTGAATTTATGCAATTAGGTGGAGATGGTGTTATATCAGTTACTGCTAATATTGCAGCAAAAACAATGAAAAAGTTTTGTGATTATATAAAAGAAAAAAAATTTGATAAAGCAAAAAAAATTAATCAAAATTTAATTAAATTACATAACCAATTATTTATTGAATCTAATCCTATACCCATAAAATGGGCTGCAAAAAAAATAGGATTAATAAATAGTGATAAAATAAGATTACCATTAACTCCACTTACAAAATTAAATAAAAAAATTATTAAAATTACATTAAAAGAGTTAAATTTAATATAA
- the leuD gene encoding 3-isopropylmalate dehydratase small subunit yields MKKKLEYNGIIAPLNISNIDTDVIIPKQFLQKNDKKGFGIYLFNDWRYLDNHHKIPNPNFILNKKEFKNAKILLTKENFGCGSSREHAPWALLDFGFNTIIASSYADIFYNNAINNKLLLITLEKVIINKLFSIVKKYPGIICNIDLISKKIIINNKFFSFNLDKEIINFITNNLDQIDLTMKYSKKIRMFEKTYFHFF; encoded by the coding sequence ATGAAAAAAAAATTAGAATATAATGGTATTATAGCTCCCTTAAATATTTCAAATATTGATACAGATGTTATTATACCTAAACAATTTTTACAAAAAAATGATAAAAAAGGATTTGGAATATATCTTTTTAATGATTGGAGATATTTAGATAATCATCATAAAATACCTAATCCTAATTTTATTTTAAATAAAAAAGAATTTAAAAATGCAAAAATTTTATTAACTAAAGAAAATTTTGGTTGTGGATCTTCAAGAGAACATGCTCCATGGGCTTTATTAGATTTTGGTTTTAATACTATTATAGCATCTAGTTATGCAGATATATTTTATAACAATGCAATTAATAATAAATTATTATTAATAACTTTAGAGAAAGTAATAATTAATAAATTATTTTCTATTGTAAAAAAATATCCTGGAATTATTTGTAATATTGATTTAATTTCTAAAAAAATTATTATAAATAATAAATTTTTTAGTTTTAATCTTGATAAAGAAATAATCAATTTTATTACAAATAATTTGGATCAAATAGATTTAACGATGAAATATTCTAAAAAAATTCGTATGTTTGAAAAGACATATTTTCATTTTTTTTAA
- the glyS gene encoding glycine--tRNA ligase subunit beta, with amino-acid sequence MFKDTLLIEIGTEEIPFIYLLKISKIIKKNFEDELKKNNFKYEIIKCFATSRRIAIQVCHLNIIQENFIKIIKGPYVSNEKNIFLIDKVKFWIKKQKINNIKDIFYKKNYIFYKKIIKGLHIKNLLTNMVINSLKNISSIPNFMYWDKNIFKFIRPIRNLVFMLGEENIRKNILHIKSNNIILGHRFMCKKKIILKNAINYEKLLFKKGKVIVDFIKRKNIISNEIKKIAINLNSYTKITNNFLEELTSMVEWPVLLLGKFNKKFLFLPSKILIYVMEKCQKYIPLYDKNNHLLSNFIILINIKTNNNKIIINNHEQILKSKFKDVQFFFKNDLKIKLEVYLDKLKNVIFQKNLGNLFDKTIRVEQISKFLAKILNVNIEYCIRASKLSKCDLVTQIVYEFPELQGIMAMYYAKYNKENKNVIKAIKEQYQHNKNYLIPKNIISCILFISDKIDTLVGISNISLLPTGNKDPFALKVITLVIIRIIIENKLKINFIKLIYLSLFLYKKNFTNKKQISEKIMIFIKNRCKNWYISLGYNKKIIYSVLNCKIDELIILDYKIKALDKFFKIEKKQSILLIFINKRINKILLKNEKYVNYNYQINLSLLKKKEEIILVNYIIKLSKILKLKIKNYEYYNILLILSELYYPIDKFFKKVIINHKNKTIKNNRITILYNIKKYLLTVINLENLY; translated from the coding sequence ATGTTTAAAGATACATTATTAATAGAAATTGGGACAGAAGAAATACCTTTTATTTATTTATTAAAAATATCTAAAATAATTAAAAAAAATTTTGAAGATGAATTAAAAAAAAATAATTTTAAATATGAAATAATAAAATGTTTTGCTACATCTAGAAGAATTGCTATACAAGTATGTCATTTAAATATTATACAAGAAAATTTTATTAAAATTATTAAAGGTCCTTATGTTTCTAATGAAAAAAATATTTTTTTAATTGATAAAGTAAAATTTTGGATAAAAAAACAAAAGATTAATAATATAAAAGATATTTTTTATAAAAAAAATTATATATTTTATAAAAAAATAATAAAAGGATTGCATATTAAAAATTTATTAACAAATATGGTTATAAATTCTTTAAAAAACATTTCTTCTATTCCTAATTTTATGTATTGGGATAAAAATATTTTTAAATTTATTAGACCTATTAGAAATTTAGTATTTATGTTAGGAGAAGAAAATATTAGAAAAAATATATTACATATTAAGTCTAATAATATTATTTTAGGACATAGATTTATGTGTAAAAAAAAAATAATTTTAAAAAATGCAATAAATTATGAAAAATTATTATTTAAAAAGGGCAAAGTAATAGTTGATTTTATTAAACGTAAAAATATAATTTCTAATGAAATCAAAAAAATAGCAATTAATTTAAATAGTTATACAAAAATAACTAATAATTTTTTAGAAGAACTAACTTCTATGGTTGAATGGCCTGTTTTATTATTAGGAAAATTTAATAAAAAATTTTTATTTTTACCTTCTAAAATATTAATATATGTTATGGAAAAATGTCAAAAATATATTCCTTTATATGATAAAAATAATCATTTATTATCTAATTTCATTATTTTAATAAATATTAAAACAAATAATAATAAAATTATTATAAATAATCATGAACAAATTCTTAAATCAAAATTTAAAGATGTTCAATTTTTTTTTAAAAATGATTTGAAAATAAAATTAGAAGTATATTTAGATAAATTAAAAAATGTTATTTTTCAAAAAAATTTAGGTAATTTATTTGATAAAACTATTCGTGTAGAACAAATATCTAAATTTTTAGCAAAAATACTTAATGTTAATATAGAATATTGTATTAGAGCTAGTAAATTATCTAAATGTGATTTAGTAACACAAATAGTTTATGAATTTCCTGAATTACAGGGTATTATGGCAATGTATTATGCAAAATATAATAAAGAAAATAAAAATGTAATAAAAGCAATTAAAGAACAATATCAACATAATAAAAATTATTTAATACCTAAAAATATTATTTCTTGTATTTTATTTATTTCAGATAAAATAGATACTTTAGTGGGAATTTCTAATATATCTTTATTACCAACAGGTAATAAAGATCCTTTTGCTTTAAAAGTAATAACATTAGTTATTATACGTATTATTATAGAAAATAAATTAAAAATTAATTTTATTAAATTAATTTATTTAAGTTTATTTTTATATAAAAAAAATTTTACTAATAAAAAACAAATATCAGAAAAAATAATGATTTTTATAAAAAATAGATGTAAAAATTGGTATATATCATTAGGTTATAATAAAAAAATTATTTATTCTGTTTTAAATTGTAAAATTGATGAATTAATAATTTTAGATTATAAAATAAAAGCTTTAGATAAATTTTTTAAAATTGAAAAAAAGCAAAGTATTTTATTAATTTTTATTAATAAAAGAATAAATAAAATTTTATTAAAAAATGAAAAATATGTTAATTATAATTATCAAATTAATTTATCTTTATTAAAAAAAAAAGAAGAAATTATTTTAGTTAATTATATTATAAAATTATCTAAAATTTTAAAATTAAAAATTAAAAATTATGAATATTATAATATATTATTAATATTATCAGAATTATATTATCCTATAGATAAATTTTTCAAAAAAGTGATAATTAATCATAAAAATAAAACTATTAAAAATAATAGAATTACAATATTATATAATATCAAAAAATATTTATTAACTGTAATTAATCTTGAAAATTTATATTAA
- the leuB gene encoding 3-isopropylmalate dehydrogenase, whose product MSNVFTIAVLPGDGIGPEVMKQAIKILEKIEKYLNKKIIINEYVVGGKAINMYGNPLPKTTLYGCEKSNAILFGSVGGPEWDHLPLNKRPEKGALLKLRKHFNLFANLRPAFFYKNLNTLSPIKQEILNKGFDIICIRELTGGIYFGLPNGRKGKGIDEYAFDTEIYSRFEIERIANIAFNIALRRKKKICSVDKANVLNTSILWREVLINISKQYSSVKLKHMYIDNIVMQLMKKPSQFDVILCPNLFGDIISDQCAMITGSIGNLPSASFNQNFFGLYEPAGGSAPDIAGKNIANPIAQILSLAMLLEYSLKNKNLSKKIKNAIKKILDLGYRTKDLSTNNINEKIVTTDDMGTLIMESII is encoded by the coding sequence ATGTCAAATGTATTTACAATAGCTGTTCTACCAGGAGATGGTATTGGACCAGAAGTAATGAAACAAGCAATTAAAATATTAGAAAAAATTGAAAAATATTTAAATAAAAAAATTATAATTAATGAATATGTAGTAGGTGGAAAAGCAATTAATATGTATGGAAATCCTTTACCTAAAACAACATTATATGGTTGTGAAAAATCTAATGCTATATTATTTGGATCTGTTGGAGGTCCAGAATGGGATCATTTACCTTTGAATAAAAGACCAGAAAAAGGTGCATTATTAAAATTAAGAAAACATTTTAATTTATTTGCTAATTTACGTCCTGCATTTTTTTATAAAAATTTAAATACTTTAAGTCCTATAAAACAAGAAATTTTAAATAAAGGATTTGATATTATTTGTATTAGGGAATTAACTGGTGGTATATATTTTGGTTTACCTAATGGACGGAAAGGAAAAGGAATAGATGAATATGCATTTGATACAGAAATCTATTCTAGATTTGAAATAGAAAGAATTGCAAACATTGCTTTTAATATAGCTTTAAGAAGAAAAAAAAAAATTTGTTCTGTTGACAAAGCAAATGTTTTAAACACTTCCATATTATGGAGAGAAGTCCTAATAAATATATCTAAACAATATTCATCTGTAAAATTAAAACATATGTATATTGATAATATAGTTATGCAATTAATGAAAAAACCATCCCAATTTGATGTAATATTATGTCCAAACTTATTCGGTGATATAATATCTGATCAGTGTGCTATGATTACAGGTTCAATAGGTAATTTACCTTCAGCAAGTTTTAATCAAAATTTTTTTGGATTATATGAACCTGCAGGTGGTTCTGCGCCTGATATCGCAGGAAAAAATATAGCTAATCCTATTGCTCAAATTTTATCATTAGCAATGTTACTTGAATACTCTTTAAAAAATAAAAATTTATCTAAAAAAATTAAAAATGCTATTAAAAAAATATTAGATTTAGGTTATCGAACAAAAGATTTATCTACTAATAATATTAATGAAAAAATTGTTACCACAGATGATATGGGAACATTAATTATGGAATCTATTATATAG